One Cellulomonas taurus genomic region harbors:
- a CDS encoding DUF7455 domain-containing protein, with protein MMETENAPAPLTAADRCDRCGAQAYVRVLLPVGELLFCAHHAREHAPKYQAVATHVQDETDKLLAEHGAGAGAAR; from the coding sequence ATGATGGAAACCGAGAACGCACCGGCCCCGCTGACAGCGGCAGACCGTTGCGACCGCTGCGGCGCCCAGGCCTACGTCCGCGTGCTGCTCCCGGTCGGCGAACTGCTGTTCTGTGCGCACCACGCCCGTGAGCACGCGCCGAAGTACCAGGCGGTCGCAACCCACGTCCAGGACGAGACGGACAAGTTGCTCGCCGAACACGGCGCGGGAGCCGGCGCAGCCCGCTGA
- a CDS encoding DNA gyrase/topoisomerase IV subunit B — translation MSTDSAYNARHLSVLEGLEAVRKRPGMYIGTTDSRGLMHCLWEIIDNSVDEALGGHGDRIEVVLHADSSVEVRDQGRGIPVDVEPRTGLTGVEVVLTKLHAGGKFGGGSYAASGGLHGVGASVVNALSSRLDVEVDRGGKTHRMTFRRGEPGVFDDRGGVSPESPFEPFTSGSELAVVGKVAKARTGTRTRYWADRSIFPSTAVFSYDELVTRARQTSFLVPGLTIVVRDERGLPGTPGADGPHEEVFRHDGGTVDFADFLAPDAPVTDTWQLTGSGTFTETVPVLDNRGHMTSQEVQRECEVDVALRWGTGYDTELRSFVNIIATPKGGTHLAGFEASLLKTLRKQIELNARKLKISAKDGSDKIEKDDALAGLTAVVTVRLAEPQFEGQTKEVLGTGPVRGIVAKVVEQRLTELLTSAKREHKAQAAALLEKVVGEMRARVSARKQKEISRRKTALESSSLPAKLADCRSNEVGRTELFIVEGDSALGTAKLARSSDFQALLPIRGKILNVQKASVADMLRNAECAAIIQVLGAGSGRTFDLDAARYGKIVLMTDADVDGAHIRTLLLTLFFRYMRPMVEAGRVFAAVPPLHRIEVIGAGSKKNEYLYTYSEAELAATLKKLDRAGKRYKEDIQRYKGLGEMDADQLSETTMDPRHRTLRRVTLPAAAAADEQMRRVEEVFELLMGSEVAPRKDFIIDNASTLDASKIDA, via the coding sequence GTGTCCACCGACTCCGCCTACAACGCCCGCCATCTCTCGGTCCTCGAGGGCCTGGAAGCCGTGCGCAAGCGCCCCGGCATGTACATCGGCACCACCGACAGCCGCGGACTGATGCACTGCCTGTGGGAGATCATCGACAACTCCGTCGACGAGGCGCTGGGCGGACACGGGGACCGGATCGAGGTCGTGCTGCACGCCGACTCCTCGGTGGAGGTGCGCGACCAGGGCCGCGGCATCCCGGTCGATGTCGAGCCGCGGACCGGGCTGACCGGTGTCGAGGTCGTGCTGACCAAGCTGCACGCGGGCGGCAAGTTCGGTGGCGGGTCCTACGCGGCGTCCGGTGGTCTGCACGGTGTCGGCGCGTCGGTGGTGAACGCCCTGTCGTCGCGGCTGGACGTCGAGGTCGACCGCGGGGGCAAGACGCACCGGATGACCTTCCGTCGTGGTGAGCCCGGCGTGTTCGACGACCGCGGTGGCGTGTCGCCCGAGTCGCCGTTCGAGCCGTTCACCTCCGGCTCGGAGCTGGCAGTCGTCGGCAAGGTCGCCAAGGCCCGCACCGGCACCCGGACCCGCTACTGGGCCGATCGCAGCATCTTCCCCAGCACGGCGGTGTTCAGCTACGACGAGCTGGTCACCCGTGCCCGGCAGACCAGCTTCCTGGTGCCGGGTCTGACCATCGTGGTGCGGGACGAGCGCGGACTGCCCGGCACCCCCGGCGCCGACGGCCCGCACGAGGAGGTCTTCCGGCACGACGGCGGGACGGTGGACTTCGCGGACTTCCTGGCGCCCGACGCGCCGGTCACCGACACCTGGCAGCTCACCGGCTCCGGGACCTTCACCGAGACGGTTCCGGTGCTGGACAACCGTGGGCACATGACCTCGCAGGAGGTGCAGCGCGAGTGCGAGGTGGACGTGGCGCTGCGCTGGGGCACCGGCTACGACACCGAGCTGCGCAGCTTCGTGAACATCATCGCCACTCCCAAGGGCGGCACCCATCTGGCGGGATTCGAGGCGTCGTTGCTCAAGACGCTGCGCAAGCAGATCGAGCTGAACGCCCGCAAGCTGAAGATCTCGGCCAAGGACGGCAGCGACAAGATCGAGAAGGACGACGCGCTGGCCGGGCTGACGGCCGTGGTCACCGTCCGTCTGGCCGAGCCGCAGTTCGAGGGCCAGACCAAGGAGGTGCTCGGCACCGGACCGGTGCGCGGCATCGTGGCCAAGGTGGTCGAGCAGCGCCTGACCGAGCTGCTCACCTCCGCCAAGCGCGAGCACAAGGCACAGGCGGCGGCGCTGCTGGAGAAGGTGGTCGGGGAGATGCGCGCGCGGGTCTCGGCGCGCAAGCAGAAGGAGATCTCCCGGCGCAAGACGGCGCTGGAGAGCTCCTCGCTGCCGGCCAAGCTCGCCGACTGCCGCAGCAACGAGGTCGGCCGCACCGAGCTGTTCATCGTCGAGGGCGACTCCGCGCTCGGCACCGCCAAGCTGGCCCGGTCCAGCGACTTCCAGGCGCTGCTGCCGATCCGGGGGAAGATCCTCAACGTGCAGAAGGCGTCGGTGGCGGACATGCTGCGCAACGCCGAGTGCGCGGCGATCATCCAGGTGCTCGGCGCCGGATCCGGGCGGACCTTCGACCTGGACGCCGCCCGGTACGGGAAGATCGTGCTGATGACCGACGCCGACGTGGACGGCGCGCACATCCGCACCCTGCTGCTGACCCTGTTCTTCCGGTACATGCGGCCGATGGTCGAGGCGGGCCGGGTGTTCGCCGCGGTGCCGCCGCTGCACCGGATCGAGGTGATCGGTGCCGGGTCCAAGAAGAACGAGTACCTGTACACCTACTCCGAGGCCGAGCTCGCCGCCACGCTGAAGAAGCTGGACAGGGCGGGCAAGCGCTACAAGGAGGACATCCAGCGCTACAAGGGGCTGGGGGAGATGGACGCCGACCAGCTGTCCGAGACCACGATGGACCCCCGGCACCGCACCCTGCGCCGGGTGACCCTGCCGGCCGCTGCCGCCGCCGACGAGCAGATGCGCCGGGTCGAGGAGGTCTTCGAGCTGCTGATGGGCTCGGAGGTCGCCCCGCGCAAGGACTTCATCATCGACAACGCCTCGACCCTGGACGCCTCCAAGATCGACGCGTGA
- a CDS encoding GNAT family N-acetyltransferase: MSTLAERAAAPADLPPLPDIGLTWRPVDPADAAALVGVAARIEEADGSPVRTVESEIVERFEGSWWDLARDTRVGWDADGVPRAWVESQCNPADARVLRAHVHGGVDPQWRGRGIGTALAAWGTARGRQQLAADPREIPGRLGVWLLENQNGAADLFTRIGYRPLRYFRDMRRPLDQPLPTPPTIPGVRIEQWSPQRDEQVRLAHNEAFLDHWGSEPRSAEQWQGSRSMFAPEWSFVAVEETTGEVAGYAMSGRYEQDWPVKGYRSGYTDVLGVRRAWRGRGVAVALLTAAMTAYRADGMDYAELDVDSANPSGAHGLYSSLGYEVTHGSVIVGIEL, from the coding sequence ATGAGCACCCTCGCCGAGCGCGCCGCCGCACCCGCTGACCTGCCCCCGCTGCCCGACATCGGGCTGACCTGGCGACCGGTCGACCCGGCGGATGCCGCGGCACTGGTCGGCGTGGCCGCCCGGATCGAGGAGGCGGACGGCTCCCCGGTGCGCACCGTGGAGTCGGAGATCGTCGAGCGCTTCGAGGGCAGCTGGTGGGATCTGGCGCGGGACACCCGGGTGGGCTGGGACGCCGACGGGGTGCCGCGCGCCTGGGTGGAGTCGCAGTGCAATCCCGCCGACGCCCGGGTGCTGCGCGCGCACGTGCACGGCGGGGTCGATCCGCAGTGGCGCGGACGGGGGATCGGCACCGCACTGGCGGCGTGGGGCACCGCCCGTGGCCGCCAGCAGTTGGCCGCCGATCCGCGGGAGATCCCGGGGCGGCTCGGGGTGTGGTTGCTGGAGAACCAGAACGGCGCGGCCGATCTGTTCACCCGGATCGGTTACCGCCCGCTGCGCTACTTCCGTGACATGCGGCGACCGCTGGACCAGCCGCTGCCCACCCCGCCGACGATCCCGGGGGTGCGGATCGAGCAGTGGTCGCCGCAGCGGGACGAGCAGGTGCGTCTGGCCCACAACGAGGCATTCCTCGATCACTGGGGGAGCGAGCCGCGCAGCGCCGAGCAGTGGCAGGGCAGCCGGTCGATGTTCGCCCCGGAGTGGAGCTTCGTCGCGGTGGAGGAGACCACCGGCGAGGTCGCCGGCTACGCGATGTCCGGTCGCTACGAGCAGGACTGGCCGGTGAAGGGTTACCGCTCGGGTTACACCGATGTGCTCGGTGTGCGGCGGGCCTGGCGTGGCCGCGGTGTGGCGGTGGCGTTGCTGACCGCCGCGATGACCGCGTACCGGGCCGACGGGATGGACTACGCGGAGCTCGATGTGGACAGCGCGAACCCCTCGGGGGCGCACGGCCTGTACTCCTCGCTCGGGTACGAAGTGACCCACGGATCGGTGATCGTGGGCATCGAGCTCTGA
- a CDS encoding MarR family winged helix-turn-helix transcriptional regulator: MTAVQGRTVADEDAAWRVFLGMSRDWFIVMERALGQDADASVADLELLEPLLDAGDFGLRAKDLAAAAEWQDSRVSHQLRRMEQRGLVARARDREDARGTVVRLTEAGIRSAELARATRRRVVRQIILDVLAPEQLDALIGSAALIRTAVADAQH, from the coding sequence ATGACGGCGGTGCAGGGGCGGACGGTCGCGGACGAGGACGCCGCGTGGCGGGTGTTCCTCGGCATGTCGCGGGACTGGTTCATCGTGATGGAACGAGCTCTGGGTCAGGACGCCGATGCGTCGGTGGCCGACCTGGAGCTGCTCGAACCGTTGTTGGACGCCGGTGACTTCGGGCTGCGGGCCAAGGACCTGGCCGCGGCGGCCGAGTGGCAGGACTCTCGGGTCTCGCACCAGCTGCGCCGGATGGAGCAGCGCGGCCTGGTCGCCCGGGCGCGGGACCGGGAGGACGCGCGCGGCACGGTGGTCCGCCTCACCGAGGCCGGGATCCGCAGCGCCGAGCTGGCCCGCGCCACCCGTCGTCGGGTGGTGCGACAGATCATCCTGGACGTGCTGGCACCCGAGCAGCTCGACGCCCTGATCGGCTCTGCCGCGCTGATCCGCACCGCGGTCGCCGACGCCCAGCACTGA
- a CDS encoding DNA gyrase/topoisomerase IV subunit A → MARRTAPSTPPEDFVERIVDIDVASEMEGSFLEYAYSVIYSRALPDARDGLKPVQRRIVFQMSQMGLRPDRPYVKSARVVGDVMGKLHPHGDSAIYDAMVRLAQPFSLRLPLVDGHGNFGSLDDGPAASRYTEARMAPAAMAMNAGLDEDTVDFVPNYDNKLTQPSVLPAAIPNLLVNGAAGIAVGMATNMAPHNLVEVIAAARHLVAHPTADLDELMRFVPGPDLPSGGKIVGLDGVRDAYRTGRGAFRTRATTRIENVTPRRKGIVVTELPYGVGPEKVIEKIKEGVQNKKLSGIADVLDLTDREHGLRLIIEVKTGFNPDAVLEQLFRYTPLEDSFSINNVALVDGQPRTLGLRELLQVWVDHRLSVVRRRSQFRLDRKRERLHLVEGLLIAILDIDEVIQVIRSSDDSEAARARLRTVFDLSEPQAEYILELRLRRLTKFSRIELEKERDELREDIAELEALLGDELLLRGAVSDEMAEVAATYGTPRRTILLESAGGVATAAPGAPVAKRTVQTLSLEIEDTPCVALLSATGLVARTAGIDVQLHPTDDTPRAKHDVLAGAVATTARGDIGVVTSSGLVRKISVLDLPGLPPTDGVPSLGGGLPLGELIELDKGEQVVGLCAITPDAPTLAIGTAQGVVKRVVSGEPPANRDSWEIIGLRDGDRVVGVAPVTDDDELVFVSSDSNLLHYPASAVRPQGRPAGGMAGIKLGTGASVVFFGALPADTDDALVVTVSGSSDALPGTQNGSAKVTPFAQYPGKGRATGGVRSHRFLKGEDGLFLAWVGRAPARATGSAGQPVELPEIDERRDGSGAPLSAPPVAIG, encoded by the coding sequence ATGGCGCGCCGCACCGCCCCCAGCACGCCGCCCGAGGACTTCGTCGAGCGGATCGTCGACATCGACGTCGCCTCCGAGATGGAGGGCTCCTTCCTCGAGTACGCGTACTCGGTCATCTACTCGCGGGCACTCCCCGACGCCCGGGACGGGCTCAAGCCGGTGCAGCGCCGGATCGTGTTCCAGATGTCCCAGATGGGCCTGCGGCCCGACCGGCCGTACGTGAAGTCGGCCCGCGTGGTCGGCGACGTGATGGGCAAGCTGCACCCGCACGGCGACAGCGCCATCTACGACGCGATGGTCCGCCTCGCGCAGCCCTTCTCCCTGCGGCTGCCGCTGGTCGACGGGCACGGCAACTTCGGCTCGCTGGACGACGGCCCGGCCGCCTCGCGGTACACCGAGGCCCGGATGGCGCCGGCGGCGATGGCGATGAACGCCGGGCTGGACGAGGACACCGTCGACTTCGTCCCGAACTACGACAACAAGCTCACCCAGCCCTCGGTGCTGCCAGCCGCGATCCCGAACCTGCTGGTCAACGGCGCGGCCGGCATCGCGGTCGGCATGGCGACCAACATGGCCCCGCACAACCTGGTCGAGGTGATCGCCGCCGCCCGGCACCTGGTCGCCCACCCGACGGCCGACCTGGACGAGCTGATGCGGTTCGTGCCCGGCCCCGACCTGCCCTCCGGCGGCAAGATCGTCGGCCTGGACGGCGTCCGCGACGCCTACCGCACCGGCCGGGGCGCGTTCAGGACCCGTGCCACCACCCGGATCGAGAACGTCACCCCGCGCCGCAAGGGCATCGTCGTCACCGAGCTGCCCTACGGCGTCGGCCCGGAGAAGGTGATCGAGAAGATCAAGGAGGGCGTGCAGAACAAGAAGCTCTCCGGCATCGCCGACGTCCTCGACCTCACCGACCGCGAGCACGGCCTGCGTCTCATCATCGAGGTCAAGACCGGCTTCAACCCGGATGCGGTGCTGGAACAGCTGTTCCGCTACACCCCGCTCGAGGACTCGTTCTCGATCAACAACGTCGCGCTGGTCGACGGTCAGCCACGCACCCTCGGCCTGCGGGAGCTGCTGCAGGTCTGGGTCGACCACCGGCTCAGCGTGGTCCGCCGCCGCAGCCAGTTCCGGCTGGACCGCAAGCGTGAGCGCCTGCACCTGGTCGAGGGGCTGCTGATCGCGATCCTGGACATCGACGAGGTCATCCAGGTCATCCGCAGCTCCGACGACTCCGAGGCGGCCCGCGCCAGACTGCGCACCGTCTTCGACCTGTCCGAGCCGCAGGCCGAGTACATCCTGGAACTCCGCCTGCGCCGCCTGACCAAGTTCAGCCGGATCGAGCTGGAGAAGGAGCGCGACGAGCTGCGCGAGGACATCGCCGAACTGGAGGCGTTGCTCGGCGACGAGCTGTTGCTCCGCGGCGCCGTCTCGGACGAGATGGCCGAGGTCGCCGCCACCTACGGCACCCCCCGCCGCACGATCCTGCTGGAGTCCGCGGGCGGGGTCGCGACCGCCGCCCCCGGCGCGCCGGTGGCCAAGCGCACCGTGCAGACCCTCTCGCTCGAGATCGAGGACACCCCCTGCGTGGCGCTGCTCTCCGCCACCGGCCTGGTCGCCCGCACCGCCGGGATCGACGTCCAGCTGCACCCCACCGACGACACCCCCCGGGCCAAGCACGACGTGCTGGCCGGAGCCGTGGCCACCACCGCACGCGGCGACATCGGCGTGGTCACCAGCAGCGGTCTGGTCCGCAAGATCTCGGTGCTGGACCTGCCCGGCCTGCCGCCCACGGACGGCGTGCCCTCGCTCGGCGGTGGCCTGCCGCTGGGTGAGCTGATCGAGCTGGACAAGGGCGAGCAGGTGGTCGGCCTGTGTGCGATCACGCCCGACGCCCCCACCCTGGCGATCGGCACCGCCCAGGGCGTGGTCAAGCGGGTCGTCTCCGGTGAGCCGCCCGCCAACCGGGACTCCTGGGAGATCATCGGCCTGCGCGACGGCGACCGGGTGGTCGGCGTCGCCCCGGTCACCGACGACGACGAGCTGGTGTTCGTGTCCTCCGACTCGAACCTGCTGCACTACCCCGCCAGCGCGGTGCGGCCCCAGGGTCGTCCCGCCGGTGGCATGGCCGGGATCAAGCTCGGTACCGGGGCGAGCGTGGTCTTCTTCGGTGCGCTGCCCGCCGACACCGACGACGCGCTGGTGGTGACCGTCTCCGGCTCCTCCGACGCCCTGCCCGGCACCCAGAACGGCTCCGCCAAGGTGACCCCGTTCGCCCAGTACCCGGGCAAGGGCCGCGCCACCGGTGGCGTCCGGTCGCACCGGTTCCTCAAGGGCGAGGACGGCCTGTTCCTCGCCTGGGTGGGCCGCGCGCCGGCACGGGCCACCGGCTCCGCCGGGCAGCCGGTGGAGCTGCCGGAGATCGACGAGCGCCGGGACGGGTCGGGGGCACCGCTCAGCGCGCCGCCGGTCGCCATCGGCTGA
- a CDS encoding GNAT family N-acetyltransferase encodes MAGTEYPEAWEADVVLRDGSTTHIRPIRPEDADALQAFHVAQSERSIFLRFFAALERLPDRDLARFTQVDHRDRVALVAVTQDDAIIGVARYDKVGPDEAEVAFNIADAHHGRGLGSVLLEHLAAAARERGIRRFVAEVLPQNGRMIAVFREAGFTLRQQLEDGVVQVGFDIDPTERSQAVMLGRERSAEARSVQGLLTARRVLLVAAADADPESLDARRVGRVLRSLLDGERRPPIGALTGAVQAPILGESVELHVVGAVPGADDPAVRRWDRLEDVPNEVDLAVVALPAEYTVLGVRALGRIGVRAVVVLSGGYAEEGEAGLALHRALLRTAHAAGMRVIGPVSYGLISHTPAGLVNASLAEEPPPPGRIGLFCQSAATAVSILASVRRRGLGLAHLVSAGNRADVSGNDLMQFWQEDESTDVVALYLESIGNPRKFARVARRLARRKPVVVVTAGSTGHVVPPGHAVRTTVASRRTLEEVVQRSGVVLVENTHQMLEAAQLFAMQPLPPGDRAAVIASSGSMAALVAEAATSQGLRVETAPVIVPEEAPQEAIDAAFARVYADPQVDVVVTVHVPTVGPRDDRVATAMARAAAGSGRTSVACLPGLHGAAEVLTAPDAEGVLRTVPAYTTPEDAVLALGQATRYADWRSGERGTVVHPEPMRTRQARRLVQQWIVEAGRPERLELDREQIGELLSCAGIALIPAMPVRTAEEAVAAAERMGFPVALKTTVPSLRHRAELGGVRLDIHDAAELRADVQQVLELAAGHPSVGDRAPLEVQPMAPHGVACVIRTAEDPLYGPVVGFGLAGDTTDLLGDYSFAVPPLTDVDVAAVVRAPRSAPRLFGYRGLPLLDVAAVEDVLARIGVLADDLPELLSVELNPVVVAERGAYVLGAAVTVGPAAARTDGVRRALTS; translated from the coding sequence ATGGCGGGGACGGAGTATCCGGAGGCGTGGGAGGCGGATGTCGTCCTGCGGGACGGCAGCACCACGCACATCCGGCCGATCCGACCCGAGGACGCCGACGCGCTGCAGGCCTTCCACGTCGCGCAGTCCGAGCGCTCGATCTTCCTGCGGTTCTTCGCCGCGCTGGAGCGGCTGCCGGACCGTGATCTGGCCCGGTTCACGCAGGTGGACCACCGCGACCGGGTGGCGTTGGTGGCGGTCACCCAGGACGACGCGATCATCGGCGTGGCCCGCTACGACAAGGTCGGCCCGGACGAGGCCGAGGTGGCCTTCAACATCGCCGACGCCCACCACGGTCGCGGCCTCGGCTCGGTGCTGCTGGAACATCTGGCCGCCGCTGCCCGGGAGCGCGGGATCCGCCGGTTCGTCGCCGAGGTGCTGCCGCAGAATGGCCGGATGATCGCGGTGTTCCGGGAGGCCGGGTTCACCCTGCGGCAACAGCTCGAGGACGGCGTCGTCCAGGTCGGCTTCGACATCGACCCCACCGAGCGCTCCCAGGCGGTGATGCTCGGCCGGGAGCGGTCGGCGGAGGCGCGCAGCGTGCAGGGTCTGCTGACCGCGCGCCGGGTGCTGCTGGTCGCCGCCGCGGATGCCGACCCGGAGTCGCTGGACGCGCGCCGGGTGGGCCGGGTGCTGCGTTCGCTGCTGGACGGCGAGCGCCGACCGCCGATCGGGGCGCTGACCGGTGCCGTCCAGGCGCCGATCCTGGGCGAGTCGGTGGAGTTGCACGTCGTGGGTGCCGTGCCGGGGGCCGACGACCCGGCGGTGCGCCGCTGGGACCGGTTGGAGGACGTGCCGAACGAGGTCGACCTCGCGGTGGTGGCGCTGCCCGCCGAGTACACCGTGCTCGGGGTGCGGGCGCTGGGCCGGATCGGGGTGCGCGCGGTGGTGGTGCTCTCCGGCGGCTACGCCGAGGAGGGCGAGGCCGGACTGGCCCTGCACCGGGCTTTGCTGCGCACCGCGCACGCGGCCGGGATGCGGGTGATCGGCCCGGTGTCCTACGGGCTGATCAGCCACACCCCGGCGGGTCTGGTGAATGCCTCCCTGGCCGAGGAGCCGCCGCCGCCCGGTCGGATCGGGCTGTTCTGCCAGTCGGCCGCCACCGCGGTGTCCATCCTGGCGTCGGTGCGGCGTCGCGGGCTGGGTCTGGCGCACCTGGTGTCCGCGGGCAATCGGGCGGATGTCTCCGGCAACGACCTGATGCAGTTCTGGCAGGAGGACGAGTCCACCGACGTGGTGGCGCTGTACCTGGAGTCGATCGGCAACCCGCGCAAGTTCGCCCGGGTGGCGCGCCGGCTCGCCCGTCGCAAGCCGGTGGTGGTGGTCACCGCCGGCAGCACCGGTCACGTGGTCCCGCCCGGCCACGCGGTGCGGACCACGGTCGCCTCCCGGCGCACGTTGGAGGAGGTCGTCCAGCGCTCCGGGGTGGTGCTGGTCGAGAACACCCATCAGATGCTGGAGGCCGCGCAGCTGTTCGCCATGCAGCCGCTGCCGCCGGGTGACCGGGCCGCCGTGATCGCGTCCTCGGGGTCGATGGCCGCCCTGGTCGCCGAGGCCGCCACCTCGCAGGGGCTGCGGGTGGAGACCGCGCCGGTGATCGTGCCGGAGGAGGCGCCGCAGGAGGCCATCGACGCCGCGTTCGCCCGGGTCTACGCCGACCCGCAGGTCGACGTGGTGGTGACGGTGCACGTCCCGACGGTCGGCCCGCGCGACGACCGGGTGGCGACGGCGATGGCCCGGGCGGCGGCGGGCAGCGGCCGCACCTCGGTCGCCTGCCTGCCCGGCCTGCACGGGGCTGCCGAGGTGCTCACCGCGCCGGATGCGGAGGGCGTGCTGCGCACCGTCCCGGCGTACACCACCCCGGAGGACGCGGTGCTGGCGCTGGGGCAGGCCACCCGGTATGCCGACTGGCGGTCGGGGGAGCGCGGCACCGTGGTGCACCCCGAACCGATGCGCACACGCCAGGCTCGACGGCTGGTGCAGCAGTGGATCGTCGAGGCGGGCCGACCCGAACGGCTGGAGTTGGACCGGGAGCAGATCGGCGAGCTGCTGTCCTGCGCCGGGATCGCGCTGATCCCGGCGATGCCGGTGCGCACCGCGGAGGAGGCGGTGGCGGCCGCCGAGCGGATGGGCTTCCCGGTGGCGCTGAAGACCACGGTGCCCTCGCTGCGCCACCGTGCCGAGCTGGGCGGCGTGCGGCTGGACATCCACGACGCCGCCGAACTGCGGGCCGACGTCCAGCAGGTGCTCGAGCTCGCCGCCGGGCACCCCTCGGTCGGTGACCGCGCCCCGCTGGAGGTGCAGCCGATGGCACCGCACGGAGTGGCCTGCGTCATCCGCACCGCCGAGGACCCGCTGTACGGCCCGGTGGTCGGCTTCGGCCTGGCCGGGGACACCACCGACCTGCTGGGCGACTACTCCTTCGCAGTGCCGCCGCTGACCGATGTGGACGTGGCGGCCGTGGTCCGGGCACCCCGGTCGGCGCCCCGGCTGTTCGGCTACCGCGGCCTGCCGCTGCTGGACGTGGCGGCGGTGGAGGACGTGCTGGCCCGGATCGGCGTGCTTGCCGACGACCTGCCCGAACTGCTGTCGGTGGAGCTGAACCCGGTGGTGGTGGCCGAACGCGGGGCGTACGTCCTGGGCGCGGCGGTGACCGTCGGACCGGCGGCCGCCCGCACCGACGGGGTGCGCCGTGCCCTCACGAGCTGA
- a CDS encoding DUF5998 family protein: MPALSTDLRRDLDRAGYYPELVADVLDVALADEPAVAHLVHPETTFDAAEVRRHVTVLVLTATRLIVAHVDDHPADSEHPSASAAATTESVPLAELRSVALTHVIGTPEQHKGGDGPAELTLAIGWGAVSRVDLEPAHCADPNCEADHGMTGSITPDDVVVRVSAVAEGADAVREAVAFARALSAASAHR; encoded by the coding sequence GTGCCTGCCCTCTCCACCGATCTCCGCCGGGACCTGGACCGAGCGGGGTACTACCCGGAACTGGTCGCCGACGTCCTGGACGTGGCGCTCGCCGATGAGCCCGCCGTCGCCCACCTGGTGCACCCCGAGACCACGTTCGACGCCGCCGAGGTCCGTCGGCACGTCACCGTGCTGGTGCTCACCGCTACCCGGTTGATCGTGGCCCATGTCGACGACCACCCGGCCGACTCCGAGCACCCCTCGGCCAGCGCCGCCGCGACCACCGAGTCGGTGCCACTGGCCGAGCTGCGCTCGGTGGCCCTCACCCACGTGATCGGCACCCCGGAGCAGCACAAGGGGGGCGACGGCCCGGCTGAGCTGACCCTGGCCATCGGCTGGGGTGCGGTCTCCCGGGTGGACCTGGAACCCGCGCACTGCGCCGACCCGAACTGCGAGGCCGATCACGGCATGACCGGCTCGATCACCCCGGACGACGTGGTGGTCCGGGTCAGCGCGGTCGCCGAGGGCGCCGACGCGGTCCGGGAGGCGGTCGCCTTCGCCCGTGCGCTGTCGGCCGCCTCCGCCCACCGATGA
- a CDS encoding alkaline phosphatase family protein has product MSDLRAEVRSRLERSGLMLPDYRGRSLSGVLPAAAAALGVDVPDGARRRDQLGLPRAERVCVVLVDGLGQENLAERSGHAPFLRSLLAGSKALHAGYPSTTAASMGSFGTGTSPGRTGMLGYTVRNPETGALGNLVSWTGLPASERWQREPTVLQALVDAGVTVTSVGPQKFHGSGLTEAALRGGDHHTAELLPERVDAAVRLLRRPGLVYLYWGDVDKTGHHHGWGSWQWGDALSAVDGELARLSRLLPPGTTLVVTADHGMVDVDRDLRWDVAADPALCTDVPLTSGEPRALHLHLAEGADPTAVRDRWQETLGRHAVVLTRDEAVGAGLFGPVAEHVLPVIGDLVVATAGRATVVDSRSQTPASLDLVGVHGSLTPTELRVPLLVWQG; this is encoded by the coding sequence ATGAGCGACCTGCGCGCGGAGGTCAGGTCCCGCCTGGAACGCTCCGGCCTGATGCTGCCGGACTACCGGGGGCGCTCGCTGTCCGGGGTGCTGCCCGCCGCCGCGGCGGCGCTCGGGGTGGACGTGCCGGATGGTGCGCGACGTCGGGACCAGCTGGGTCTGCCCCGCGCCGAGCGGGTGTGCGTGGTGCTGGTGGACGGGCTGGGGCAGGAGAACCTGGCCGAGCGTTCCGGGCACGCGCCCTTCCTGCGCTCGCTGCTCGCCGGGAGCAAGGCACTGCACGCCGGTTACCCCTCCACCACGGCCGCGTCGATGGGGTCCTTCGGCACCGGCACCTCACCCGGCCGCACCGGGATGCTCGGCTACACCGTGCGCAACCCGGAGACCGGCGCGCTGGGGAACCTGGTCTCCTGGACCGGTCTGCCCGCCTCCGAGCGGTGGCAGCGCGAGCCCACCGTGTTGCAGGCGCTGGTCGATGCCGGGGTGACGGTGACCTCCGTCGGGCCGCAGAAGTTCCACGGCTCGGGACTGACCGAGGCGGCGCTGCGCGGTGGCGACCACCACACCGCCGAGCTGCTCCCGGAGCGGGTGGACGCGGCCGTGCGGCTGCTGCGCCGCCCGGGGTTGGTCTACCTGTACTGGGGCGATGTGGACAAGACCGGTCACCACCACGGCTGGGGGTCGTGGCAGTGGGGTGACGCGCTGTCCGCCGTGGACGGTGAGCTGGCGCGGCTGAGCCGTCTGCTGCCGCCGGGCACCACCCTGGTCGTCACGGCCGATCACGGCATGGTGGATGTGGACCGGGACCTGCGCTGGGACGTGGCCGCCGACCCGGCGCTGTGCACCGACGTCCCGCTCACCTCCGGCGAGCCCCGCGCGCTGCACCTGCACCTGGCCGAGGGCGCCGACCCCACCGCGGTCCGCGATCGCTGGCAGGAGACCCTGGGCCGACACGCGGTGGTGCTCACCCGGGACGAGGCGGTCGGTGCGGGGCTGTTCGGCCCGGTGGCCGAGCACGTCCTGCCGGTGATCGGCGACCTGGTGGTGGCGACCGCCGGTCGGGCCACCGTGGTCGACTCGCGCAGTCAGACCCCGGCGTCGCTGGACCTGGTCGGCGTGCACGGCTCGTTGACCCCGACCGAGCTGCGGGTGCCGCTGCTGGTCTGGCAGGGCTGA